From Pangasianodon hypophthalmus isolate fPanHyp1 chromosome 10, fPanHyp1.pri, whole genome shotgun sequence:
CTCTTTTAGCATAGCAtttaaaacctggcaaaggggaaaaaatataatGCTCTGAACAAGACACAAACAGCCTCTCAGGGGGAAACatttaagaagaagaaagtgtgtgttgttacatatacaaatacaagAGACTGtagtttttttctaaatatattgTTAGGAAGCTGGTGGAAATGTTATGTGTGCAGAAACATGGCCATGGTGcatgcgtgagtgtgtgtgtgtgtgtgtgtgtgtgtgtgtgtgtgtgtgtgtgtgtgtgtgtggcacctCTTCATTGATGATGGTGGCATTGCTGAGAGAGCGCAGCGCCGCTGTTATCTTCCTCCCCAAGTCTGCTAACACCATGTTTGCACTTTAAATAGGTAGAGGTCTACGACAGGACGACACACTGTATTAATCACATGTACTGGTTCGCTGgttgtaattaatattaaaactaTGTTTATGTAGTAATGAGTAATGGAAATAATGCTGGGTTTCCCCATACCTGCTCTTTGGTAAGGTGGGGGATCCCCCACAGCTTTCTAACTGCTCAGGTTATTCTCTTTCAGGTGACACAGGCACCACGGACCCGGACAAGATGACGAAGAAGTGTTGATTTCCACTCTGTCTTCAAACAAACCCAAACATACATATTATTCATGCCATTAACTAACATATGTATGATCTTTTATGAgaggaaataaataagaattgcATTGCTTCAAATCTGCTGAGCTAGTAACACAGTAATCTGTAAAACAGATCAGTGTGTGGCTCTTCTCAGGCTTTCTGAAAACACTCAACTACTGTTTGTGTTCTTGCTTGTTGTGTTCAGTGTACTACCACTTCTGACCAGAACACCAAAACACCCCAGCAGGccagtttttttccctcaaacaaAAAGCCCCACGTGATGTACTATTTACTAGCACATTTCTTTATAGGTAACTGGCTGTAAACTGGTGGAAAGCGGCAGATGAAGTCCAGATCCAAAGTTTTATTTCCTACACAATCACTCAGCTAATCCATAAGCAACAAACCAGTGCTAACCAGttagatgtgatttttttttaccgcTAGCTTGCTCGCTGCGATAGCcgaaaacacaaaataatacaaCCTCTTATAAATAAACTACTAATCTTTAAAACTATGATGTGTTATTAAACCGTGGGAATCCCATTCATGTGAATTATTTCGTCTTATTTCTTCTTACCTTCGATACAGCTGTTTCAGAGAGAGCAGATAAACGTCATCTCACCAAAAAACTCCCATAAAACCTTTCTACTTCCGGGTTACCTACCGGATGTCGTCACTTCTGCGCTGATCTGGGATCGGGCTTTTTCGCCCTAGCTAAGAATCAGTGGCGTTAAAACTGATCCCGGATCCGCCTAAAATAACAGTTTAGACAGTGGTGATTTTGTGGCGTACGCAGCTACTTACcttgtatttaacatttatgaaatgtattccaattatatattaatttctgtttatcttcctcgctctcttgtttatttatttatttggaaaatGTTTCCTTGTCAAAGCCATGGAAGTCATATTGGGAATAGTCAGCACGCGCCGCACACATTTTTAAGGTGGCGCTAACACAGGGAAGATTTATCACCAATTTAATATTAACCAACAACTTCTGTATAATTACTAATCATAGAAGTCATTCTAGGATATTATACGTTGCTAAATGCAGTTTACTATAACGCACAGACCAACGTGTTAACAAGGCTAAAGTGCAGGACAAGAAGCACCTTAAAAATCAGCCCAACTGTGGCTCCTCCCTGTTTTGAAGTACTTCATTGTACATGCGTTTCTCACACTGCTTCTTAGCTTTGCACTTCGATCACCTAGATCAAAACATAATGATTGAGAATGAATTTCAGCGACGCTAAGAATAATATTCTGCAAATATTGAGCGGAACAGACTCTCAAGATCTTGCAAAACTGATCAGTTGGATGAAGCATTCAggtgattcatttatattccaGCTAAGAATATAGGAGTAAATTAGATGTGTTACTTGCATTACATGTGAACTGTGTTTATCAGATGAATTGACTGAGTGTTGAAAAATCGGATTTATAATTTTGGGTTAAAATCTGTTAATCATATCACCAGATTTGGCAGAATCTTTGGACCTTTTTTTTGACATTCATCAACACTTTTAAGTTGCATGTATTTGGGATGTTTGTAGTCAGTTATTTATTTGGTTATGTTCTTTATGCAAATTTCTTTATGTTGTTCTTTTAGATGATCTTGATAATTACTTGGTTGACAATCAGAGAGCTATACTCCAGAGTATTGCAGATGACCTGAGGTGTTGTCTTCCCTTGGAGGCTATGTTTCCTTCAGAGACCATGGCCATTCAGAAGGTTGGCAGTTTCCTTGTTGTGTTTtgggttattattattttagcctCATATTTTTCACCTCCTAAAGTTCACTTTGCTCTGCAGACTCAGACGAACCCCAAACCTACTGTGCACGTTGATGCATTTTTGTATGATGAGGAAACGATAGATTGTCTCTGTGAAGAGGGCAAGATGAGTCGCAACTTCTGTCTCAGTTGTGGATCGCATAGAACAGCTCCTATGGGTAATTTTAGTCACTTCTAAGCTGGATGggaatttttttaatgcctgCAAGTTGCTAAATGCTGTAGTTTGCAATGTCTTGCAGAATTCATCTCACATTCCTTCTCAATCTCGGAGCTCCAGTTCCTGTTTCTTCACGTTCTCCCGGACCTGGCAGGAAAGTTGGTAGTGGACGTGGGTTCCAGGCTTGGAGCAGTGCTCTATGGGGTAAGGTACTTTTGGAATGAATGGTCCTGATTCTCCCAATATTTTATTGATTCACTGCATATCATTCAACACATAGTTGCTCAGTGTTTAGCAACCGATATGAATTTACATCCCAGAACTGCCAGAGAGACTGTGGAGTCTTTAACTAGGCCCATAACCCTCAACCGCTCAGCTATTTGTTTGGAGTGTATCCAGTCTCAATACAGTTGTAGGTCACTTTAATGTCTGCCAAGTGAATACATTAGTAAATTAGTAAATCGTGTATATAAGCAGATGACTGATTGGTTATAATTAATGGCTTAACCATTATGACTGTTTTACTGTCCACTCAGAATATTTTAGAAGTCTTTCTTGTAAAGCCTGTCCACTCGGCAGCCATCTTGGTAATGTTCCTGGGCAGGTATTTTCAGTCATACAAAGCTATGTACTTCGGTGAgatttagaagaagaagaagcctttatttgtcatatatacattacagcacagtgaaattcttttcttcgtgTATCAGAGCACAGGGTCTGAAGATTTGAGTGCAGATTTGAAAAGGCTGTTAAAATCTGACCaaaaaaggcatttttttttaggtcacAGTGGATACTGCTCATAAGCATTGCTGCATTACAAATAGAGCAAAGCGCCCTAGATCTGTGCATATGTCACTGTAAGAATCTGGTAGGCCAGAATTTATTGCCAGAGTCTTTATCAACAAAGCAAATGACTCTTCCTGACTTTTCCGGAAGGGTAGGACTTGTATAACACAGGCATAATACGGCCTGctccatttatattttatacaattgaCTGTCTATATTTATGCGATCTCTGGTTTTAGATAACTGATTTCTGCTTTCTAattattatcttatcttatctaattattatcttatcttatctttctTATCTAAGTTCTAAACCGATAACCGTTTCCTCAGTAGGGCTACCTCTACAGTGCAGCAGCGCAACTCATTGGAGTAGAAATATGTGAAGAGTTTGTCAAGCTTCAGACAATGACTGTGGAGAAGTATGGCTTCAGTGACAGAATTCAGGTACCAGATTCATACTGTAGTGTTGTCAGTACTACAGTTATGTATATGATATGTCCTGATTATTTCTGTGTGCTTTCCACAGGTGATTCATGCAGATATATGCTCTCAGGCAGTGTTGTTGCAAAACGCAGATGTGCTAATAATGAACAATGTGTTTGAGTACTTTATGGAGCCCAAAGACCAAGTAAGGTAAGTCACACTCGTATTATAGCTCTGGGTAGGCCTGTTTATGATGCtgtaaaaaaatactgtacatacagtaaataaataagacagtaCAATTGCAAAGAACAGCATTTGCATGATAAGCTAGGCAGCATAATTGTTCAGCACAATAAGGTGCTGgttgtaaacactaaacacaagATGAACCTGGATAAAGGACCTGATTCTGCCTATTCAGAATGCAAATATGTTCATCTCAGTACTATTTTTGGGCTGTATAGAGAATGACAGAATGtcctgtgtttttcttttctgcagaGCGTGGCAGTTCATTAGCCAAAATTTCCTAAAGAAAGGCGCGTTGTTGGTTACTGTTCCAAGTATTCAAGAAGCTCTCATGTCACTGCAAGAAACAAATGTGAGCAACATGGCATATTGCCTTATTTATTCTCCACATTCTCCATAAACACTACCagaaattttactttttttctatgTGAACTACAGTCCAGTAAATATaagctaaaatatttttttgtagttattgTAGTATGAACTGTCAGACCTACAGTCCAACTAAATGTTTAAAGGATTGAAAGACACTGCAGCTTTTGTTTGTAATTTGAGCTACTTTTTAATAGCAATATGTTATTAACAGTGAATTAAAGAATGCACTAAAATTTTGATCAAAACACCAAATATAATAACTGTTACTGACTGAATCCTTTTAAAATGAAGGTGTAtgacattttccttttctgtttcaGGGAGCACCAGCAATTGGCCACTGGTTGCAGGAAGTACCTCTTGATTATAGTGCTTATCTCCAAAATGACACAGACCCAGATTCCCTCAAGCAAATACATCTCTACACAGTACTTTGACCTAAACACATAAAAGAACCACTGAATAAAACTTCTTGTAGGAGTATACTTTTGTTAAATGGATTTTTACAAAGGACTTCTCATAGTAGAGTTACATGTACTGAAAACCGTTTTAATAAGATCTATGCACAGTAATATAGCTTATGAGCTTTGTACAGGTAATGGCAGTATAGGGGTTAGCGTTGCCTCCTCACAACTCACAACATGATCCCAGGTTTAGTCCTGAGCTAGGGTTAtagtctatgtggagtttctgtgcatattCTCTCCATGTCCAGGTTTCCTCCAgcttttctggtttcctcccacctcccaaaaaagctagtagatggattggctacactaaattgccctagTTGTGAAAGAATTAAttaaggaatgaatgaatgaacagacaaTGGAGAAACATAAATGTATCTTGTCTTAACCAAGCAGATTTAGATAGGAAAACAGTTTTCTACTTTGAGTATATtgtcacattcattcattcaacattTATTCGttcgtcttcagtaaccactttattgaggtcagggtcgtggtggatctggagcatatcccaggaacactggggaCGAGGTttggaatacatcctggatgggatgccagtccattacaAAGCTCcatgcactcacacattcacacctaggagcaatctAGCATAGCCAGtgttacccactgcaccaccatgctgtttATCAGGACTACTCACTGTAGTCATTTTGTAACAAAACTTGGTACATTACATGTTATGGATTTACCCACCAtagtacatatactgtatggccagaaatttgtggacacctgaccctcacacccatatgtgctttttgaacatcccattctgtatttagttcccctttgctgttataataagctccactcttctgggaaggctttccactagattttggagcgtggctgtggggattttctCATTcgaccacaagagcattagtgaggttgggcactgatgtcaggtgaggaggcctggggtgcagttggtgtttcagttcatcccaaaggtgttcagtggggttgaggtcaggactctgtgcaggccactcgagttccactccaaccttggcagaccatgtcttcatggacctcactttgtgtaGAGGGGCATCGTCATACTGGAGCaggttagttccagtgaagggaaactgtaatgctacagcatacaaagacattctatacaattgtgtgtttgcagctttgtagcaacagtttggggaagaaccaaaaatagggtgtgacggtcaggtgtccatatacttttgactatatagtgcATTAGTCAGTGTTCACTTTTTCTGACTTCTCACTTTTCCAATTTTGCTATTGATctagtaaatgtaaataaaaatgttgatcACTGACATTGGtt
This genomic window contains:
- the zgc:109986 gene encoding uncharacterized protein zgc:109986: MNFSDAKNNILQILSGTDSQDLAKLISWMKHSDDLDNYLVDNQRAILQSIADDLRCCLPLEAMFPSETMAIQKTQTNPKPTVHVDAFLYDEETIDCLCEEGKMSRNFCLSCGSHRTAPMEFISHSFSISELQFLFLHVLPDLAGKLVVDVGSRLGAVLYGGYLYSAAAQLIGVEICEEFVKLQTMTVEKYGFSDRIQVIHADICSQAVLLQNADVLIMNNVFEYFMEPKDQVRAWQFISQNFLKKGALLVTVPSIQEALMSLQETNGAPAIGHWLQEVPLDYSAYLQNDTDPDSLKQIHLYTVL